One Carya illinoinensis cultivar Pawnee chromosome 5, C.illinoinensisPawnee_v1, whole genome shotgun sequence genomic window, CAATCAATGTTAGGCTTTGGTACTTCACTGATAAGCGTTGACCTGTTATTTTGGGTGACTTCTTTGCcacaatcattttgatttttcaatctCTTGTACTTGGAGTGATATCTTTTATCGATGTATAAACCGCTCGCATCTTTAAAGCTGTtcacatacaaatatattaaatgtgTAAGAATAGTAAACCTAATactaaattacaaaaaattgcaaagagaattgaagattataataaattaaaaaacacaatATTAAATATCAATGGGCAATTTTATTGAAGTAATTAGACTCAAATTATACAATTGAATCATTACCCATTTAACATTAATCTAAAGATTCTAATCTCAATAATTTCGTatagacaatattttttgtgcagttCTTTTTCGATCTTTCAGTTGACACTGGCTGTATTAAAATTCTTATTGTAGATGCAGTTTTTACCCTTGGTAAAGTCACATATAATTAACCATGTGAGAAAACAGGTTGAGGTAAATATATTGTAACAAAATCCAATGTTTGCCCTTGTGCCTTATTTATAGTCATTGCAAAATTTAATCTGATAGGGAATTGAGTTTATTTGAAAGGGAAGCCActattttcatcaacatttgATAAGAATGAGATCCTTGGAATAAAGACTCTTTTTCTGCTTTGGTGCCCAACTGTAATTTCTGCATCAATGACATTTAGATCAAAAGCTCGACAAATTAGACGTGTTCAGTTGCATAGTCCTTCTGAAAGATTAATGTTTCTAAGCAACATGATAGGATAGTTTATCTTCAGTAACAATTCATGAGGAAGAAGTCCATTTAGGGttagagtatttaaaaaatcctcCATAACTGATTGTTCAGATACATCTATTGCTTCATCAAAGTTATAATATCGCTTAAGCTCACCAGGAAATCTATAAATTAGCAatgcatttatttcatcaatATAACTGTTCTTTGGTGTTCATATGACCCGATTCATCATAgctgaaatatttattgaatattcatgAATATCATGGAAAATAACATCAATTAAATGATCCAAAGAAGTATAGTCATCTTCACAGGGAACAAGCATGCCATTAGGaatttttatagtttcatcAACTGTGATTGGTGGCATTCCGTTGCCCAATTCTAACACATATTCTAAAAAGACTGGATCCAATCTTGCTCGCATATTTTCAGTCAAATGAAACTTGATCAATGTATGCCACAAataagaagaaaccaaactgGCGTCAACATCTTCTTGTCTTGTTTCTTTACGAACCACAGGTAAAACTTGGCGAAAATCTCTACAAAAAACGACAACTTTTCCACCGAATGTTAACTCTGAATCATTAATGTATCGTAGCATTTTATCTAATGCTTCAATATGTTGTTTTCTTGACATAGGGGCCTCATCCTATATAATTAACCTTGCCACACGTAGTAACTTTGCGAGGGCACTTTGTTTATTGACACAATATATGCTATGTTCATCAGTATCTAGTGGAATTTTAAAGCGCGAGTGTGCTGTTCGACCTCCAGGAAGGATAGATGCAGCAACATCAGATGAAGCAGTTGCAAGTGCGACTAATTTTTTTGATCTTACTGCAGCAAGAAGTGCCTTATATAGGAATGTATTCCCCGTCCCACCAGGGCCATCAACAAAGAATGTAGCAgcttcatttgaaaaaatctttCCCAAAACTAAATTATAGACATGTCGTTGTTTACTATTAAGGACTTCTGATGCCACAATATCTTCTTCTGGAATTTCAACAGCTAATTTATCATCGATTTCTCTAAATTTGAATTGGTCTTCATCAAAACAAATGTTGTTATCAAGAAGATTGAACGAATTAATGTCTTTCCCCATTGATTCAAGTGTAAAATAGATTGAGCGCAAAACTTGCATTCTTACATTCAACATAGAATCTTTAGTCGACCTAAAATCAACTGACATATATTACTCAAAACGTTCCTAAAGCTCTCTCAGATTGATTGGAttacaataaaccaaaatatttgCAAATAGTCATCTCAAACTGGACGGCATTTGATATAGAGATGCTTCATGTAAACAATCTTCTAAGCTACTGTCTCTCTGTAGCAAACCATGCATAGTTGCTGCCTCACGAAATGTTGGAGCCACAACACCATTAACTGTTCTAAGATCTTCAAACGACAAAGATCCTCTTACATGATTTAGCAATATCCGTAGATAATACCTCTCACATTCAAATGGATTTGCTGTAACTATTCGAcctataacagttttttttttcgacAAGTCCACTCTTTGTATTGTTGGttccaaacataaaattttagaaattctTTGTACAACAATGTCCTGGCATTTTCATCTACTCGGTTTAAtgcaaaaaattatgttaacaTTGATTTTGTAGACCGATCAGAGTTGAGAACATTGATTAAGTCTTCATTTGCTCGAAAAGTTACTTGGTGTTGACTCTCAAGATGTAAATGTAAGCTATATACTGCTGGGTACATTTCATTAACAGTGAAACAACCATATATTCTCCACATAATTTCAGGTGGAGCAATCCATCGGACCGATTGGAATTGTTGAATTTCATCAAattgttgattgttttgttcGGAAACTAAATTGAAAGCAACACGATCATGCCCTTTGTAAATGtacttataaagatatttgattGCTTTTATCGTAGAACAAATCTTGACATTAATGTGACAGTCAAATGTTGCAAGCAAATACGGATTATATGGAACGACCCAACGGTTATCCAAATTATGACCTCTCATTTTGACAGTTATTCCATTGTCAAAACGCTTATGTATTGGGAAGCAATCATTTCCAACAGTTGTACCTGATGCAAAATTTTTTGGATATTGACTTTtgcaacaaccatttttttcatgcaaACATTTGTTGGATTCAACATTCCACATGGTCCATGTATCATATGCTTGATAACAGCATTATACAAGtacaaatttgtatttttatcaggTATTCTTGCCGATACAATCTCATCAAAAGATTCAGGCGCATAGAGTTTCCAATATCTctgtaatataattaaaaaatgtgcaTGTGGAAGCCCTATTTTTTGGTGCTcaataacataaatatatgctgagactttttcaaatatctgtTGCTTGAATAATCGAtcctttaattcttctaattttgcacgAAAGACCCGAGCAACCAAATTCGGCCGATTTTGACTCTCCTCATGTGGgcataattcatttaaaatttctttctaGTTTCGATTGCAcgtcattgttaaaaaaatatctggTTTACCATAACGCTGAACTAAAgtcattgcttccatatatTTTCGTTTGCATATCTTATTCTGAACGAAGGCAGAATAATTTGTTTTCCAACATTAGAAGCATCAGTTTCTCTAAGTGTAATAGTATCAACAATACCTTAATATAACTCAGATCGAATATGTTGTTGTTTGCTACagaaataatttaatcttgATGTCTTGATCTTAACATACATatcaacaacaaattgttgcAATAGGCGACCAGACAGTAACAAAATTGATCTGACATTTTCTCTGATTTGTAACTTGtaacaataatattcacgacacGAAACAAttggatccttcctttttttgtttgatGATGTAAAAGTTGTAGATGattgaaatattacaaaattggaCATCTACAAACTAAGTACAAAATGGGAAGATTAAGATTACACTATAACCTCGTTGTTCTCTTGTAAGTAATTCTTCTGCTGACATTGATTGGTGAGGATCTATTGATCAGGTTGTTTCATTACATGTTGATGTGTTTCCTCTATTGACCCTTTAAATGCCTTGATGCCAACCAGTATTTCCAAGAGAAAATAACAACGGATACTGAAGTGGATCATAGCagccaaaataatattgaattatATGACTTCTATCAAAATGACTAAAGACACAAATGTCTTGTCCTTCTAGCTGATCTGCATCTTCATTTTCAACCCATATTGCTGCAACTTGTGAAGATGTCGGGGCATTGAATACACGTTGATCTAGACCAGCATCTGATCTTATATGGATTACTTGATTTTTCAAATTTGGCAAATCACCAAGAGACCGAAAAAACACAGAATATGGATTGATACGAAGAATATCGATGAGTTGAGCTATAATTGATGGATTCATTCTGTCTGaatcagaaatgcgattttctaATTGATGCTTTGTATCATAGAAATATAATTGGAGATAAGAATGACGACCATTTAAAGGGATTAAATCATTGATATAGTGATAGATCTGTCCCTGAGTTCGAAAGATATAAATTCCTCTATTTCATCTGCAAAGATCTCTATCGAATTTAACTCCAAAATATGTAAATGCGAAGTTGTTAT contains:
- the LOC122310351 gene encoding uncharacterized protein LOC122310351, which codes for MGKDINSFNLLDNNICFDEDQFKFREIDDKLAVEIPEEDIVASEVLNSKQRHVYNLVLGKIFSNEAATFFVDGPGGTGNTFLYKALLAAVRSKKLVALATASSDVAASILPGGRTAHSRFKIPLDTDEHSIYCVNKQSALAKLLRVARDFRQVLPVVRKETRQEDVDASLVSSYLWHTLIKFHLTENMRARLDPVFLEYVLELGNGMPPITVDETIKIPNGMLVPCEDDYTSLDHLIDVIFHDIHEYSINISAMMNRVI